From the genome of Vulgatibacter sp., one region includes:
- a CDS encoding AraC family transcriptional regulator N-terminal domain-containing protein, producing MIAPALQHRVLALANQVGPRADLEGAPASLHRYRVRKSETVRDDLSSAPVLELVLEGRKTIWRDGNREIFRAGQLLLLPAGLPLDVTNEPCAESGVYRAMRLEFAPDAIARFRANWPEAPERLPGEAPLRVAVDGPLVESLGHALEALLQPEHHGRLTAMNRLMEVLLRLRRQGKLADLIGDVAESEPAAALPSRVAAATASWAAAPLP from the coding sequence ATGATCGCACCTGCCCTCCAGCACCGCGTCCTCGCCCTCGCCAACCAGGTCGGCCCCCGGGCCGACCTCGAGGGCGCCCCCGCCAGCCTGCACCGCTACAGGGTCCGCAAGTCGGAGACCGTGCGCGACGACCTCAGTTCGGCTCCGGTCCTCGAGTTGGTCCTCGAGGGTCGGAAGACGATCTGGCGCGACGGCAACCGGGAGATCTTCCGGGCGGGCCAGCTCCTCCTCCTGCCGGCGGGCCTGCCGCTCGACGTGACCAACGAGCCCTGTGCGGAGTCGGGGGTCTACCGGGCGATGCGTCTCGAGTTCGCCCCGGACGCGATCGCGCGCTTCCGCGCCAACTGGCCCGAGGCGCCGGAGCGCCTCCCCGGCGAGGCGCCGCTCCGGGTCGCCGTCGACGGCCCGCTGGTGGAGTCGCTGGGGCACGCCCTCGAGGCGCTGCTCCAGCCCGAGCACCACGGCAGGCTCACCGCGATGAACCGCCTCATGGAGGTGCTGCTGCGCCTGCGCCGCCAGGGCAAGCTCGCCGATCTGATCGGCGACGTCGCCGAGTCGGAGCCGGCCGCCGCCCTTCCCAGCCGCGTCGCTGCCGCAACCGCCTCGTGGGCAGCAGCCCCACTCCCGTGA